A window of Solea solea chromosome 18, fSolSol10.1, whole genome shotgun sequence contains these coding sequences:
- the LOC131444470 gene encoding connector enhancer of kinase suppressor of ras 3-like isoform X1, whose product MEPITKWTPTLVVEWMKGLDDSLQQYVSNFEREKISGEQLLKITHQDLEELGVARIGHQELVLEAVDLLCALNYGVETDNLKNLVVRMRAATNTLHMATCDRRKSPAYDGSTSRKPPNDFLTSVVELIGAAKSLLAWLDRTPLTGISDFTATKNKIIQLCLELTTTVQQDCSVYEMEEKILEVSKILNSICDQTVRTTSDPLMSQSACLDEVQLTNIKPGEGLGMYIKSTYDGLHVITGTTEHSPADLSRKIHAGDEVIQVNQQTVVGWQLKNLVIKLREDPKGVVLLLKKRPSGTTGFTPAPLKNMRWKPPVPQNNSSLIRAQSPYGSANGSTKKEKPAIVDLYIPPPPPMPYTPRELRTESLSSISKRPKGSESPNYYLDQESRRRCTVSDYDKLRVGCPIEANVILPRMREHKHSRGKPRPLSMPVDTCVGVVDPYAKPWAQGRKGDDLLYRYLSNERIPTIAEEVPSVSSPYRPTGGERHLIRVDHIRGSRYYSNSDLHNSATIPYPEDTKKAPAAQPVSKRATAERSLLGPDWYSSSDFLNRYNQPHVRSWTFSQAAAFPISVSPSMAADDYNPVSLRHKSKRKSRGGNGTMSRRRISVKELGQPDHQGWLYRKKESKGFLGIKWRKYWFVLKKTALYWYSNQLAEKAEGYIDLTNFMIDRAIECKKKHAFKACHPQVMMFYFAAESHEEMNLWLNKLGLASIHYEPAEPNPAAECYSEASDHEEAESTEIPPPPYYEQTLRNSVDASGPLGSTHQGTLPPPYSAAVPSEANGSLSSPVSTMTSQSSASSLAKNRQSWLDLVSQASPPAVETVVVVCSAQIHTNQPPKEEMEEEEEEGVSQGLEILAPHGSSGTGSNEESPAVEAEPQIVVIGAQNEVDRESGSDEMEKLYIHLKEASLSPIGHRKPSTKREFRASFVKRCKNHAVNDKLHLIRTLNSTLKSKEADLHTLEQVLLDQELTSHRFREWKEANAPLVQEICVKQDQQVAPVATKAAASADAAPLVETSL is encoded by the exons GTTTGGACGACAGCCTGCAGCAGTATGTCAGCAACTTTGAGCGGGAGAAGATCAGCGGGGAGCAGCTACTGAAGATCACGCACCAAGACTTGGAGGAGCTCGGCGTGGCCAGGATCGGACACCAGGAGCTGGTGCTGGAGGCGGTCGATCTGCTCTGCGCTCTG AACTATGGAGTGGAGACGGACAACTTAAAGAATCTGGTGGTGAGGATGAGAGCTGCCACCAACACTCTACACATGGCCACGTGTGACAGACGAAAAAGCCCGGCGTACGACGGCAGCACCTCGCGCAAGCCACCCAACGACTTCCTCACCTCGGTGGTGGAGCTCATCGGAGCCGCGAAGAGCCTCCTGGCTTGGCTCGACAG GACGCCTCTTACAGGGATCAGTGACTTCACAGCCACCAAGAACAAGATCATTCAGCTGTGCCTGGAGCTCACCACCACAGTTCAACAG GACTGCAGTGTTTacgagatggaggagaagatcCTGGAAGTT TCTAAGATTCTGAACAGCATCTGTGATCAGACTGTGAGAACCACCTCTGACCCCCTGATGAGCCAGTCGGCCTGTTTGGACGAAGTCCAGCTGACCAATATCAAACCAGGAGAGGGTTTG gggaTGTACATCAAGTCTACTTACGATGGATTGCATGTCATCACAGGAACCACGGAACAT tCGCCTGCAGACCTGAGCAGGAAGATACACGCAGGGGATGAGGTGATCCAGGTTAACCAGCAGACAGTG GTGGGCTGGCAGCTGAAAAACCTGGTCATTAAGCTGAGGGAGGACCCCAAAGGCGTGGTGCTCCTTCTTAAGAAGAGGCCATCAGGCACGACAGGTTTCACCCCCGCCCCACTCAAAAACATGCGCTGGAAACCTCCAGTGcctcag AACAACTCCTCGCTGATCAGAGCTCAGTCTCCCTACGGCTCGGCTAACGGATCGACCAAAAAAGAGAAGCCAGCTATTGTGGACTTGTACATCCCCCCTCCCCCGCCGATGCCATACACCCCGAG AGAGTTGAGAACAGAATCCCTCTCCAGCATCAGCAAAAGACCAAAGGGCTCCGAGTCACCAAACTACTATCTGGACCAGGAGAGCAGGAGACGCTGCACCGTCTCAGACTACGACAAGCTCAGAGTTGGCTGTCCCATCGAGGCCAACGTCATCCTGCCCAGGATGAGAGAGCACAAGCATTCACGTG GTAAGCCGCGGCCCCTGTCAATGCCAGTGGATACTTGTGTTGGAGTGGTCGATCCCTACGCCAAGCCTTGGGCACAGGGAAGGAAAG GTGACGACCTCCTCTACAGATACCTGAGCAACGAGAGGATCCCCACCATCGCGGAGGAGGTCCCCTCTGTGTCGTCGCCCTACCGGCCCACAGGCGGCGAGCGCCACCTCATCCGCGTGGACCACATCCGCGGCAGCCGCTACTACTCCAACTCAGACCTCCACAACAGCGCCACCATCCCCTACCCGGAGGACACGAAGAAGGCCCCCGCGGCGCAGCCGGTCTCCAAGCGCGCCACCGCCGAGCGCTCACTACTG GGGCCTGACTGGTACTCCAGCAGTGACTTCCTCAATCG GTATAATCAGCCACATGTACGATCCTGGACCTTCTCGCAAGCA GCTGCCTTCCCCATATCTGTGTCCCCTTCTATGGCCGCCGATGATTACAACCCT GTCTCCCTCCGACACAAGTCcaagaggaagagcagaggag GAAATGGTACGATGAGCCGAAGACGAATATCGGTCAAAGAGCTGGGTCAGCCGGACCACCAGGGCTGGCTGTACAGGAAGAAGGAGAGCAAAGGCTTCCTGGGCATCAAATGGAGGAAATACTGGTTTGTGCTGAAGAAGACCGCTCTCTACTGGTACTCCAACCAGCTG GCAGAAAAAGCCGAGGGCTACATCGACCTCACCAACTTCATGATTGACAGAGCCATAGAGTGCAAGAAGAAACA TGCGTTCAAAGCTTGCCACCCACAAGTCATGATGTTCTACTTTGCTGCTGAAAGCCACGAGGAGATGAACCT ATGGTTAAATAAACTTGGGTTAGCCTCCATTCACTATGAGCCAGCAGAACCGAACCCAGCAGCCG AGTGTTACAGTGAAGCCAGTGACCATGAAGAGGCTGAAAGCACAGAGATCCCTCCTCCGCCATACTATGAACAGACCCTGCGGAACTCTGTGGATGCGTCCGGGCCGCTTGGCAGCACACATCAG GGAACCCTCCCTCCCCCGTACTCCGCTGCAGTCCCCAGCGAAGCCAACGGTTCGCTCTCGTCACCAGTCAGTACGATGACATCGCAGAGCTCCGCCTCCTCGCTGGCCAAGAACCGGCAGTCCTGGCTAGACCTGGTCTCGCAGGCGTCTCCTCCTGCCGTGGAaacagtggtggtggtgtgctCGGCTCAGATACACACAAATCAGCCCCcgaaggaggagatggaggaggaggaggaggagggagtctCGCAGGGTTTGGAGATCCTGGCTCCCCATGGCTCATCAGGGACAGGCTCTAATGAGGAAAGCCCCGCTGTGGAGGCGGAGCCACAGATAGTGGTTATAGGTGCACAAAATGAAG TGGATCGTGAAAGCGGCTCGGATGAGATGGAGAAGCTGTACATTCATCTGAAAGAGGCCAGTCTGTCGCCGATAGGACATCGCAAACCCTCCACTAAAAGGGAATTCAGGGCCTCCTTCGTTAAGCGCTGTAAAAACCACGCCGTCAATGATAAACTTCACCTTATCAGGACACTCAACAGCACATTAAag TCGAAAGAGGCGGACCTTCACACACTCGAGCAGGTGCTGCTGGACCAGGAGCTTACCTCACACAGGTTCAGAGAGTGGAAGGAAGCCAACGCTCCCTTGGTGCAGGAGATCTGTGTCAAACAggaccagcaggtggcaccAGTGGCCACAAAAGCTGCAGCGTCAGCCGACGCCGCTCCTCTGGTGGAGACCAGTTTATAA
- the LOC131444470 gene encoding connector enhancer of kinase suppressor of ras 3-like isoform X2, translating into MEPITKWTPTLVVEWMKGLDDSLQQYVSNFEREKISGEQLLKITHQDLEELGVARIGHQELVLEAVDLLCALNYGVETDNLKNLVVRMRAATNTLHMATCDRRKSPAYDGSTSRKPPNDFLTSVVELIGAAKSLLAWLDRTPLTGISDFTATKNKIIQLCLELTTTVQQDCSVYEMEEKILEVSKILNSICDQTVRTTSDPLMSQSACLDEVQLTNIKPGEGLGMYIKSTYDGLHVITGTTEHSPADLSRKIHAGDEVIQVNQQTVVGWQLKNLVIKLREDPKGVVLLLKKRPSGTTGFTPAPLKNMRWKPPVPQNNSSLIRAQSPYGSANGSTKKEKPAIVDLYIPPPPPMPYTPRELRTESLSSISKRPKGSESPNYYLDQESRRRCTVSDYDKLRVGCPIEANVILPRMREHKHSRGKPRPLSMPVDTCVGVVDPYAKPWAQGRKGDDLLYRYLSNERIPTIAEEVPSVSSPYRPTGGERHLIRVDHIRGSRYYSNSDLHNSATIPYPEDTKKAPAAQPVSKRATAERSLLVSWITRLKLLTH; encoded by the exons GTTTGGACGACAGCCTGCAGCAGTATGTCAGCAACTTTGAGCGGGAGAAGATCAGCGGGGAGCAGCTACTGAAGATCACGCACCAAGACTTGGAGGAGCTCGGCGTGGCCAGGATCGGACACCAGGAGCTGGTGCTGGAGGCGGTCGATCTGCTCTGCGCTCTG AACTATGGAGTGGAGACGGACAACTTAAAGAATCTGGTGGTGAGGATGAGAGCTGCCACCAACACTCTACACATGGCCACGTGTGACAGACGAAAAAGCCCGGCGTACGACGGCAGCACCTCGCGCAAGCCACCCAACGACTTCCTCACCTCGGTGGTGGAGCTCATCGGAGCCGCGAAGAGCCTCCTGGCTTGGCTCGACAG GACGCCTCTTACAGGGATCAGTGACTTCACAGCCACCAAGAACAAGATCATTCAGCTGTGCCTGGAGCTCACCACCACAGTTCAACAG GACTGCAGTGTTTacgagatggaggagaagatcCTGGAAGTT TCTAAGATTCTGAACAGCATCTGTGATCAGACTGTGAGAACCACCTCTGACCCCCTGATGAGCCAGTCGGCCTGTTTGGACGAAGTCCAGCTGACCAATATCAAACCAGGAGAGGGTTTG gggaTGTACATCAAGTCTACTTACGATGGATTGCATGTCATCACAGGAACCACGGAACAT tCGCCTGCAGACCTGAGCAGGAAGATACACGCAGGGGATGAGGTGATCCAGGTTAACCAGCAGACAGTG GTGGGCTGGCAGCTGAAAAACCTGGTCATTAAGCTGAGGGAGGACCCCAAAGGCGTGGTGCTCCTTCTTAAGAAGAGGCCATCAGGCACGACAGGTTTCACCCCCGCCCCACTCAAAAACATGCGCTGGAAACCTCCAGTGcctcag AACAACTCCTCGCTGATCAGAGCTCAGTCTCCCTACGGCTCGGCTAACGGATCGACCAAAAAAGAGAAGCCAGCTATTGTGGACTTGTACATCCCCCCTCCCCCGCCGATGCCATACACCCCGAG AGAGTTGAGAACAGAATCCCTCTCCAGCATCAGCAAAAGACCAAAGGGCTCCGAGTCACCAAACTACTATCTGGACCAGGAGAGCAGGAGACGCTGCACCGTCTCAGACTACGACAAGCTCAGAGTTGGCTGTCCCATCGAGGCCAACGTCATCCTGCCCAGGATGAGAGAGCACAAGCATTCACGTG GTAAGCCGCGGCCCCTGTCAATGCCAGTGGATACTTGTGTTGGAGTGGTCGATCCCTACGCCAAGCCTTGGGCACAGGGAAGGAAAG GTGACGACCTCCTCTACAGATACCTGAGCAACGAGAGGATCCCCACCATCGCGGAGGAGGTCCCCTCTGTGTCGTCGCCCTACCGGCCCACAGGCGGCGAGCGCCACCTCATCCGCGTGGACCACATCCGCGGCAGCCGCTACTACTCCAACTCAGACCTCCACAACAGCGCCACCATCCCCTACCCGGAGGACACGAAGAAGGCCCCCGCGGCGCAGCCGGTCTCCAAGCGCGCCACCGCCGAGCGCTCACTACTGGTCAGTTGGATCACGCGGCTTAAGCTATTGACTCACTGA
- the LOC131444470 gene encoding interactor protein for cytohesin exchange factors 1-like isoform X3: protein MFAKVWSDFEQNLRSKLLSLRLWWKAAFPISVSPSMAADDYNPVSLRHKSKRKSRGGNGTMSRRRISVKELGQPDHQGWLYRKKESKGFLGIKWRKYWFVLKKTALYWYSNQLAEKAEGYIDLTNFMIDRAIECKKKHAFKACHPQVMMFYFAAESHEEMNLWLNKLGLASIHYEPAEPNPAAECYSEASDHEEAESTEIPPPPYYEQTLRNSVDASGPLGSTHQGTLPPPYSAAVPSEANGSLSSPVSTMTSQSSASSLAKNRQSWLDLVSQASPPAVETVVVVCSAQIHTNQPPKEEMEEEEEEGVSQGLEILAPHGSSGTGSNEESPAVEAEPQIVVIGAQNEVDRESGSDEMEKLYIHLKEASLSPIGHRKPSTKREFRASFVKRCKNHAVNDKLHLIRTLNSTLKSKEADLHTLEQVLLDQELTSHRFREWKEANAPLVQEICVKQDQQVAPVATKAAASADAAPLVETSL, encoded by the exons ATGTTCGCGAAAGTTTGGTCAGACTTTGAGCAGAACCTTCGGTCCAAGCTCCTTTCGTTACGTTTATGGTGGAAG GCTGCCTTCCCCATATCTGTGTCCCCTTCTATGGCCGCCGATGATTACAACCCT GTCTCCCTCCGACACAAGTCcaagaggaagagcagaggag GAAATGGTACGATGAGCCGAAGACGAATATCGGTCAAAGAGCTGGGTCAGCCGGACCACCAGGGCTGGCTGTACAGGAAGAAGGAGAGCAAAGGCTTCCTGGGCATCAAATGGAGGAAATACTGGTTTGTGCTGAAGAAGACCGCTCTCTACTGGTACTCCAACCAGCTG GCAGAAAAAGCCGAGGGCTACATCGACCTCACCAACTTCATGATTGACAGAGCCATAGAGTGCAAGAAGAAACA TGCGTTCAAAGCTTGCCACCCACAAGTCATGATGTTCTACTTTGCTGCTGAAAGCCACGAGGAGATGAACCT ATGGTTAAATAAACTTGGGTTAGCCTCCATTCACTATGAGCCAGCAGAACCGAACCCAGCAGCCG AGTGTTACAGTGAAGCCAGTGACCATGAAGAGGCTGAAAGCACAGAGATCCCTCCTCCGCCATACTATGAACAGACCCTGCGGAACTCTGTGGATGCGTCCGGGCCGCTTGGCAGCACACATCAG GGAACCCTCCCTCCCCCGTACTCCGCTGCAGTCCCCAGCGAAGCCAACGGTTCGCTCTCGTCACCAGTCAGTACGATGACATCGCAGAGCTCCGCCTCCTCGCTGGCCAAGAACCGGCAGTCCTGGCTAGACCTGGTCTCGCAGGCGTCTCCTCCTGCCGTGGAaacagtggtggtggtgtgctCGGCTCAGATACACACAAATCAGCCCCcgaaggaggagatggaggaggaggaggaggagggagtctCGCAGGGTTTGGAGATCCTGGCTCCCCATGGCTCATCAGGGACAGGCTCTAATGAGGAAAGCCCCGCTGTGGAGGCGGAGCCACAGATAGTGGTTATAGGTGCACAAAATGAAG TGGATCGTGAAAGCGGCTCGGATGAGATGGAGAAGCTGTACATTCATCTGAAAGAGGCCAGTCTGTCGCCGATAGGACATCGCAAACCCTCCACTAAAAGGGAATTCAGGGCCTCCTTCGTTAAGCGCTGTAAAAACCACGCCGTCAATGATAAACTTCACCTTATCAGGACACTCAACAGCACATTAAag TCGAAAGAGGCGGACCTTCACACACTCGAGCAGGTGCTGCTGGACCAGGAGCTTACCTCACACAGGTTCAGAGAGTGGAAGGAAGCCAACGCTCCCTTGGTGCAGGAGATCTGTGTCAAACAggaccagcaggtggcaccAGTGGCCACAAAAGCTGCAGCGTCAGCCGACGCCGCTCCTCTGGTGGAGACCAGTTTATAA
- the LOC131444470 gene encoding interactor protein for cytohesin exchange factors 1-like isoform X4: protein MAADDYNPVSLRHKSKRKSRGGNGTMSRRRISVKELGQPDHQGWLYRKKESKGFLGIKWRKYWFVLKKTALYWYSNQLAEKAEGYIDLTNFMIDRAIECKKKHAFKACHPQVMMFYFAAESHEEMNLWLNKLGLASIHYEPAEPNPAAECYSEASDHEEAESTEIPPPPYYEQTLRNSVDASGPLGSTHQGTLPPPYSAAVPSEANGSLSSPVSTMTSQSSASSLAKNRQSWLDLVSQASPPAVETVVVVCSAQIHTNQPPKEEMEEEEEEGVSQGLEILAPHGSSGTGSNEESPAVEAEPQIVVIGAQNEVDRESGSDEMEKLYIHLKEASLSPIGHRKPSTKREFRASFVKRCKNHAVNDKLHLIRTLNSTLKSKEADLHTLEQVLLDQELTSHRFREWKEANAPLVQEICVKQDQQVAPVATKAAASADAAPLVETSL, encoded by the exons ATGGCCGCCGATGATTACAACCCT GTCTCCCTCCGACACAAGTCcaagaggaagagcagaggag GAAATGGTACGATGAGCCGAAGACGAATATCGGTCAAAGAGCTGGGTCAGCCGGACCACCAGGGCTGGCTGTACAGGAAGAAGGAGAGCAAAGGCTTCCTGGGCATCAAATGGAGGAAATACTGGTTTGTGCTGAAGAAGACCGCTCTCTACTGGTACTCCAACCAGCTG GCAGAAAAAGCCGAGGGCTACATCGACCTCACCAACTTCATGATTGACAGAGCCATAGAGTGCAAGAAGAAACA TGCGTTCAAAGCTTGCCACCCACAAGTCATGATGTTCTACTTTGCTGCTGAAAGCCACGAGGAGATGAACCT ATGGTTAAATAAACTTGGGTTAGCCTCCATTCACTATGAGCCAGCAGAACCGAACCCAGCAGCCG AGTGTTACAGTGAAGCCAGTGACCATGAAGAGGCTGAAAGCACAGAGATCCCTCCTCCGCCATACTATGAACAGACCCTGCGGAACTCTGTGGATGCGTCCGGGCCGCTTGGCAGCACACATCAG GGAACCCTCCCTCCCCCGTACTCCGCTGCAGTCCCCAGCGAAGCCAACGGTTCGCTCTCGTCACCAGTCAGTACGATGACATCGCAGAGCTCCGCCTCCTCGCTGGCCAAGAACCGGCAGTCCTGGCTAGACCTGGTCTCGCAGGCGTCTCCTCCTGCCGTGGAaacagtggtggtggtgtgctCGGCTCAGATACACACAAATCAGCCCCcgaaggaggagatggaggaggaggaggaggagggagtctCGCAGGGTTTGGAGATCCTGGCTCCCCATGGCTCATCAGGGACAGGCTCTAATGAGGAAAGCCCCGCTGTGGAGGCGGAGCCACAGATAGTGGTTATAGGTGCACAAAATGAAG TGGATCGTGAAAGCGGCTCGGATGAGATGGAGAAGCTGTACATTCATCTGAAAGAGGCCAGTCTGTCGCCGATAGGACATCGCAAACCCTCCACTAAAAGGGAATTCAGGGCCTCCTTCGTTAAGCGCTGTAAAAACCACGCCGTCAATGATAAACTTCACCTTATCAGGACACTCAACAGCACATTAAag TCGAAAGAGGCGGACCTTCACACACTCGAGCAGGTGCTGCTGGACCAGGAGCTTACCTCACACAGGTTCAGAGAGTGGAAGGAAGCCAACGCTCCCTTGGTGCAGGAGATCTGTGTCAAACAggaccagcaggtggcaccAGTGGCCACAAAAGCTGCAGCGTCAGCCGACGCCGCTCCTCTGGTGGAGACCAGTTTATAA